From Bacillota bacterium:
AGAGAATGACTGCCCCATTAAAGGACCTTGCGGTTGCAGCAAAGGAGATCTCGCGCGGCGACCTGGCGCATAGAGTTGAAATCCAGTCCGATGACGAGATCGGGCAGGTTGCCAGATCGTTCAATGCTATGGCAAGAAGCATTGAGAAGAGCAACGAACTTAGGCGACGATTGCTAGGCGATATTGTCCACGAGATAAAGACCCCGCTTACTGTTGTGCGTGGCAATATCGAGGCGATGCTTGACGGCGTTATTGAGCCAACACCAAAGAAGCTGGCCGCGATACATACCGAAACACTTCTTCTTGCCAGGCTTCTAAATGATTTAAGAGATTTATCTCTTGCTGAGGGTAAACAGCTTAAACTTGAAACCCAGGTAGAGGATATCGGCTCTATAATACGCCAGGTTGTTGAGATGTTTAAACCGCGTGCCACTGAGGAAGCCAAACAGCTCAGCATCGAACTTAATAACGATATCCCACCAGCGCTTGTTGACCGGGACCGTATCAGCCAGGTGCTTTACAATCTCATTGCCAACGCTTTTCAATATACGTCAAAAGGTGATTATATAAAGATAAGCGCGCGTGTCGATACAGCGGTTGGAGGAGGTATCGACAATCCGGTTGTACTAGTCTCGGTGGCCGATAGCGGCGAAGGGATATCGGAAAAAGACCTCCCCTATGTTTTCGATCATTTCTACCGGGTTGATGAATCACGTGCCCGCTCCAGCGGTGGTTCTGGTATTGGGCTTGCCATAGTAAAGCACCTTATCGAGGCACACGGCGGTCACGTATGGGTAAAAAGCAAGCCTGGTGAGGGCAGTACCTTCTTCTTTACTCTCCCTATCGCTCAGGAAATTGAGCTTAGCGATGTTAAAGAAGAAGGGAACGTTAGCCTGGGTTAAATCGAAGAATAGTCCTGGCAAAGATTGGAGTCAAAATGGCTGAACACCCAAAAAGTACGTCAAAACGTCGCGGCTTGAGAGCCGTATCCGGATTTTTATTTACCGCTTTCCTGATAACATCGCTTTTCTCCTACCATATTTACAGGCTGACCAGTTTTGAGATGGTTGAGAAAATCGGAACCACTACGATAAGCAGTATGAACGAAGTGCAGTCTCTCTTTAAACTTTATTATTCTGAGCTAGTTGAGCTGGCTGAGCAAAGCCCTGAGGCTGACCTTGTCCTACCCGGCTTCGATATCCAGCTTGGTGTTAAGCTAAAGGATATAAAAGGTATCTCTGAGGATGAGTTCGGCAACTTCATAGTTCGATCTCTTCTTAAGCGCATTTATTACGAAGGTTTCTCAAATGTCATCAAACCATCCGACCTTGCAGGGGTCGACAAGGAAAATCTACGTGGTTTAAATGATGTAGCCGATGGATTTGTTAACAAGAAATTCAATGACTTCATTTTCCTTGTCTTTATTGTTTCGACCGTGTTGGCGGCGCTTTTTGCGCTACCGTTTTTCATATTCAGTTCGGGCTGGAATAGACCAGCTGGATTTGGCACGGGATTTGTTGTGGCGGGCATACCCGCTCTGCTTCTTTTATACACACGTTCTAAAATTGAGGGATTGGTATCTTCTGACGATGTTGCTGCCGGGATGTTGCGGGGGGCGATCTTGCCCTTTGTCGATAATGCAGCATCCAATTACTTTATTGTTTTGCTGCTTGGCGTAGGCTTGCTTTTAGTTAGCGCCTCAGGTATTTTCATAACCAAGAGGAGAAAAAGCAAAGCACTTTAAATCACGGTAGATTTATGGCTTTTTTGCACTAGATAAGCGCCAACAGGTGAAGCATGGGCAACCTTACCAATAAGGTCAAGAAAAAAAAGGCGAGACAGAAGAAGGCCAAATTTGTCTCACTATTTGTTATTTCAGCTGCAATTGCCTTTTTTCATGCCACCTCTACCATTTACTTAAGGCAGTTATTTAATGTAAAGACCCTATTGCCAGCCGGGGATATTCCTAAAACCGATACCATATTCAATGTTGGTGATTTGATGGTTCTTAAGTACGAAATGGGTCTTAAGATATTAAACGATAAAAGCTTTCTACTGGCTGAGCAAATTCGCCCCGGTGCAATTTTACTGCTGCTTCTTGTTGTAATCTATATGGTAGGAAAGGAAAAACTGGATAGGTTAGGGTTGTTTCTGTACATAAGCGGTCTTTTCAGCGTGGCGTATTACGCTATCTTGTACGGCTTTTTAGGTTGGCCCGATTCGCTACTGGCTAAAGATGTAGTATCGTTTTTGCCTGTCCCGATTATCGTCCCGGTTTACATGCCTGTTTTACTTAGCTTACTTGTCTTTATGGTTGGATTCTTTTTGGTATTCAAAAAGAAATAGTTCGCTGCTTACCTCAAACCCCAACAGGGAATTATCTGCCTATGTGAGTATTAGATGTGGACAATGGTGTTTTTATTCAATGGGGGGTAGTTTAGATGAAGAGATTTACGGCGTTACTGGTGGCAGCGGTTCTAATAACCGCAATATTTGCGGTGCCAGTTTGCGGGGCCGTGAAGGCGGACATAACACAGTTTGGTTCAGACGTAACTGTACCCGCAGGCCAGGTGGAGGAAGGTAGCGTTACAGTTTTTGGAGGAAATGCAATCATTGACGGTGAGGTTAAAAGGGATGTAACGGTGTTTGGTGGGAACCTTACCATTAACGGCAGGGTGGGCAGAAACGCAACTGATTTTGGTGGCAACGTTACTCTTGGCGGCAATTCGGTCATAAATGGCGATCTAACTTACTTTGGAGGTCGCTTAGATAGAGATCCGAGGGCGCAGGTTAAAGGAAACATATCTGCCGGCGTACCGAGATTCAATCCCTTTACAAGTTTTATTTTCGGTTTATTAAGTCTCATCGGCATGTTAGCAATAGCTGCTCTAATCGTGGCCCTATGGCCAAATGCAACATCGGTGCTGGCCGATACAATCGAGAGAGAACCGCTACAATCACTCGGTGTTGGTTTTTTAACTGTGGTCTTGATACCATTTGCAATAGGGGCGCTGGCGGTTACCATAGTCGGTATCCCACTGATATTCTTACTGCTGTTTGCAATACCGTTTGTGTTCCTTTACGGTTATACAGGCTCAGCTAGATGGTTAGGAAGAAGGATCGGCCAGAATAATCCGTCAATAGTCAATGCGCCGGTTTTGCAAGTTGTAATCGGCACACTTATTATCGGGGTTATAGGGTTTATTCCGGTGCTTGGCTGGCTTGTATCGGTTGTTGCAGTGCTTTTTGGCTTGGGGGCGGTAATTCTATCCAAATTCGGCACGGGTCGGCCCTGGTTCGGAAGAAGAGCAGCCCCGCCACCAACGGAAGAGGCTGCTAAGGGGGCAGCATAGCTAACAAACGCTATGCAAGCATTTAAGGCTTAGTTATATAATGATTCAAAATTAGATAAAAGCTTTTTAGCTTTCAGCACTTAAGCATTCAGCTTTTACTTCTTTGTCTTTGGGTAGATAGCTGAAAACTTAAAGGCTAGCAGTTATTAGTCGTTTTAGGCTAGAATTTTAACTGCTTATTTGGAGGCATGGGTGAGCGA
This genomic window contains:
- a CDS encoding HAMP domain-containing protein → MRSLVVKLALTFTIVALLSITVVSIIINWAIGRQFNNYLERGPFGVPGGPPWYRGMGPGEMFYHHVIGPLEQSFLQSVNKWIWVAGLLAAAIAALAGFIIAKRMTAPLKDLAVAAKEISRGDLAHRVEIQSDDEIGQVARSFNAMARSIEKSNELRRRLLGDIVHEIKTPLTVVRGNIEAMLDGVIEPTPKKLAAIHTETLLLARLLNDLRDLSLAEGKQLKLETQVEDIGSIIRQVVEMFKPRATEEAKQLSIELNNDIPPALVDRDRISQVLYNLIANAFQYTSKGDYIKISARVDTAVGGGIDNPVVLVSVADSGEGISEKDLPYVFDHFYRVDESRARSSGGSGIGLAIVKHLIEAHGGHVWVKSKPGEGSTFFFTLPIAQEIELSDVKEEGNVSLG
- a CDS encoding polymer-forming cytoskeletal protein; its protein translation is MKRFTALLVAAVLITAIFAVPVCGAVKADITQFGSDVTVPAGQVEEGSVTVFGGNAIIDGEVKRDVTVFGGNLTINGRVGRNATDFGGNVTLGGNSVINGDLTYFGGRLDRDPRAQVKGNISAGVPRFNPFTSFIFGLLSLIGMLAIAALIVALWPNATSVLADTIEREPLQSLGVGFLTVVLIPFAIGALAVTIVGIPLIFLLLFAIPFVFLYGYTGSARWLGRRIGQNNPSIVNAPVLQVVIGTLIIGVIGFIPVLGWLVSVVAVLFGLGAVILSKFGTGRPWFGRRAAPPPTEEAAKGAA